The candidate division KSB1 bacterium genome includes a region encoding these proteins:
- a CDS encoding glycosyltransferase produces MPSVSVIVPTYNREHFLQECIESVLSQTFKDFELIVVDDGSTDQTEDILKQYEGKLHYKKQEQKGPSSARNTGIQYSAGEWICFLDSDDLWLPGKLAAQMKFFAETRDIKVCYTEEIWYRKNNRVNPAKKHQKYSGWIYQKMLPLCIISPSSVMIHHSVLDLIGTFDEELPACEDYDLWLRIGAGYPIYLLQEQLIIKRNGHSGQQSQKYWGMDRFRILSLVKIMECGELSKENYQATVKILEEKCRILANGSKKRGKVREANDYIALAQKYTSGTGETLSI; encoded by the coding sequence ATGCCTTCCGTATCTGTAATTGTCCCAACCTATAATCGTGAACACTTTTTACAAGAATGTATTGAGTCAGTTTTGAGTCAAACATTCAAGGACTTTGAATTGATTGTAGTCGATGACGGATCAACAGATCAAACGGAGGATATTTTAAAACAATATGAAGGTAAACTCCACTATAAAAAGCAAGAACAAAAAGGACCTTCGAGCGCCCGGAACACCGGCATTCAATATTCCGCCGGCGAATGGATCTGCTTCCTGGATTCCGACGACCTTTGGCTGCCTGGGAAATTAGCGGCTCAGATGAAGTTTTTCGCAGAAACCCGGGATATTAAGGTCTGCTATACAGAGGAGATTTGGTATCGAAAAAATAATCGTGTAAATCCAGCAAAAAAACATCAAAAATATTCGGGCTGGATTTATCAAAAAATGTTGCCGTTGTGTATCATCAGTCCATCTTCGGTGATGATCCACCATTCAGTATTAGACTTAATAGGCACATTTGATGAGGAATTACCGGCATGTGAAGATTATGATCTCTGGCTGAGAATAGGTGCTGGTTATCCAATTTACTTGCTGCAAGAACAGTTAATCATTAAAAGAAACGGGCATTCCGGTCAGCAATCGCAAAAATATTGGGGCATGGATCGTTTTAGGATTCTATCTCTGGTGAAAATAATGGAATGTGGAGAACTATCTAAAGAAAATTATCAAGCTACGGTAAAAATTCTAGAAGAAAAATGTCGCATATTAGCCAATGGATCTAAAAAGCGAGGTAAGGTTAGGGAAGCGAATGATTATATTGCATTGGCACAAAAATATACTAGTGGCACCGGGGAGACACTGTCTATTTAA
- a CDS encoding Rdx family protein, translating into MADYLKKEYNTEPKLIESSGGVFEVKANGQLIFSKKQLGRFPDHDELKTSIDSL; encoded by the coding sequence TTGGCGGATTATTTGAAAAAAGAATACAATACTGAACCCAAGTTAATTGAAAGCAGTGGCGGCGTATTTGAGGTTAAAGCGAACGGCCAACTCATCTTTTCAAAGAAACAGTTGGGGCGTTTTCCTGACCATGATGAATTAAAAACGAGTATTGATAGTCTATAA
- a CDS encoding aldo/keto reductase encodes MQYKKLGKSDLEVSTICFGCGAAGKMGWGDDVTDENSIASIHRALDLGINFFDTADVYGNGYSEEVLANALGSRSNEVTIATKVGNRRNEKGEMYGDLSRNYILQSVDDSLKRLKRDVIDLYQVHRPDDNTPIQETMETLLHCVENGKIRYIGLSNQTSEQIQEYLNYGKIVSLQPPLSLLYRYVEVELLPFCQENQIGVIPYNPLGRGLLAGKYTTPVQFPEKDFRRNYFLFANGAFEHNIKIVQTLKRYAEVLNCTVAQLAIAWVLAHISVTSAIVGAKRPSQIEETSAAFEIKLTHEELKKIDRILMNPDYNSM; translated from the coding sequence TTGCAGTACAAAAAATTAGGAAAATCTGATTTAGAGGTTTCCACGATTTGCTTTGGTTGTGGTGCGGCAGGCAAAATGGGTTGGGGGGATGATGTGACTGATGAAAACTCAATTGCGTCCATTCATCGTGCGCTTGACCTGGGAATTAATTTCTTTGACACCGCAGATGTATATGGAAATGGTTATTCTGAGGAAGTACTTGCAAATGCTTTAGGATCGCGTAGTAATGAAGTTACCATTGCGACTAAAGTTGGAAATCGTAGGAATGAAAAAGGCGAAATGTATGGAGATTTGAGTCGTAATTACATTCTGCAATCTGTAGATGATAGTCTCAAACGGTTAAAGCGGGATGTCATCGATTTGTACCAGGTTCATCGACCCGATGACAATACTCCCATTCAGGAAACTATGGAAACCCTGCTTCACTGTGTTGAAAATGGAAAAATTCGATACATAGGACTTTCGAACCAGACATCAGAGCAAATTCAAGAATATTTAAATTATGGGAAAATCGTATCACTTCAACCGCCGTTAAGTTTGCTTTATCGTTATGTTGAAGTTGAGTTATTGCCCTTTTGCCAGGAAAACCAAATAGGTGTTATTCCTTATAATCCTTTAGGTAGAGGGCTATTAGCCGGAAAATATACTACACCGGTTCAGTTCCCGGAAAAGGATTTTAGGCGTAATTATTTTCTTTTTGCAAATGGCGCTTTTGAGCACAATATTAAAATCGTTCAGACACTAAAACGCTATGCTGAAGTTTTGAATTGTACCGTTGCGCAATTGGCGATTGCCTGGGTTCTGGCTCATATTTCTGTAACGTCAGCGATTGTCGGGGCAAAACGTCCATCGCAAATTGAAGAAACATCAGCAGCATTTGAAATAAAATTAACGCATGAAGAGTTAAAGAAAATTGATCGGATTTTAATGAATCCTGACTATAATAGTATGTAA